The genomic window TTTCCCGGCCACGGAAGAAGACGGCTACTTTGACCTTGGCGCCTTCTTCCAGGAGCTCTTTGACCTTTCTGGTCTTAGCATCCAGGTCATGAACGCCTATGTTGGGCCGGAAGCGGATCTCCCGCATCTCGGTAGATTTTTGAGCTTTACGAGACTCCTTAACCTTTTTGGCGTGAAGATATCGGAGTTTGCCGTAGTCCAGGACGCGGCACACAGGGGGGTCTGCCCCGGGCGAGACCTCAACCAGGTCGAGCTGCTGCTGACGCGCCAGATCCAGGGCTTTGCCGATGGTCATGATACCCAACTGCTCGCCGTTGGCGTCCACGACACGGACGCGGCTGGTGCGTATGCCCTCGTTAACGCGGTACTCTCGGACTATGGTGTTAACTCCTCCCAGAAGAAAGTG from SAR202 cluster bacterium includes these protein-coding regions:
- a CDS encoding translation initiation factor IF-3, with the protein product MGGVNTIVREYRVNEGIRTSRVRVVDANGEQLGIMTIGKALDLARQQQLDLVEVSPGADPPVCRVLDYGKLRYLHAKKVKESRKAQKSTEMREIRFRPNIGVHDLDAKTRKVKELLEEGAKVKVAVFFRGREMTHPELGMILLRKVTEEMKDVAKLERPPVSERNNVSVILVPANIRPEKKPEAEKKPAEVKNA